Proteins from a genomic interval of Benincasa hispida cultivar B227 chromosome 7, ASM972705v1, whole genome shotgun sequence:
- the LOC120082240 gene encoding uncharacterized protein LOC120082240 isoform X1 — translation MDDRCDSTIVSDLFLSTPRSKTKTLGEKRSSSNFEEQCGADLKRIKLPNSGSMCGSQAINVHQENCLKTDEVSEECRMVEEERLRVIDVSKKSDVNASLAEKAEATNASLGVISTTLTPLDLNNEICVAKSSGSDNMDLVNISEKQHRLRNDNGTHVAARGIDLDLNVEDVSSSINLETAHPLKNYNELKSHNSSECASSTGPLGEKDPLSIWKEMKQNGFLSASHGGIPAPKQRGRRSKNDALKKKMEIAKREKKLELAKKEQIDRFTKIAAPSGLLTELNPGIINHVRNRKQVHSIIEAIVRSEKQENERLANKLLSEKRNAAKAGAKRDLENTHDPDINVFGSSQGYGSSNSFSAGRQKRGCSLTRSLITEAEGADCGQIMLDRAIGKNYASQSNTTNEKETLAHELSSSHAVSEHACPVSNDEEENLTCISSLSLKAATVASQWLDLIHQDIKGRLSALRRSKKRVRAVISTELPFLISKEFPSNEENDPYVVKISQEETSVVSSADLHQARWTKLFDQMDKALAEEEKQLESWLNQVKEMQIHCDQGLTHVQSNAAFGSQQPGENDSRTRKMNSTERALAVGAAAASIYSTCNFLFSENVSCF, via the exons ATGGATGATCGGTGCGATTCCACAATCGTTTCAGACTTGTTTTTGTCCACACCCAGATCGAAAACCAAG ACTTTAGGTGAGAAGAGGAGTAGTAGTAATTTTGAAGAACAGTGTGGGGCTGATCTTAAGAGGATAAAGTTGCCTAATTCTGGATCCATGTGTGGTTCTCAAG CAATAAATGTTCATCAGGAGAATTGTTTGAAAACGGATGAAGTTAGTGAGGAATGTCGGATGGTTGAAGAAGAGAGGTTACGAGTGATTGATGTTTCTAAGAAATCGGATGTTAATGCCTCTCTCGCCGAGAAGGCGGAGGCGACTAACGCGTCATTGGGGGTGATCAGCACTACCCTTACGCCGCTGGAtcttaataatgaaatttgtGTTGCGAAAAGTTCAGGTTCTGATAACATGGATTTGGTTAATATTTCTGAAAAACAACACAGGCTCAGGAATGACAATGGCACTCATGTAGCTGCAAGAGGCATTGATTTAGACCTTAATGTAGAAGATGTTTCTAGCTCTATAAACCTGGAAACTGCTCACCCTCTCAAGAACTACAATGAGTTGAAGTCGCACAACTCCTCCGAATGTGCTAGCTCTACAGGTCCTTTGGGAGAGAAAGATCCACTAAGTATTTGGAAGGAGATGAAGCAAAATGGATTTCTCTCGGCTTCTCATGGAGGCATACCGGCTCCAAAGCAACGTGGGAGGAGAAGTAAAAACGATGCCCTTAAGAAAAAGATGGAGATTgcaaaaagagagaagaagttgGAGCTTGCAAAGAAAGAGCAGATTGATCGGTTCACAAAGATTGCTGCTCCAAGTGGTTTGCTTACTGAACTGAATCctgggatcataaaccatgtaAGAAATCGGAAACAGGTCCATTCGATTATTGAGGCAATTGTAAGGTctgaaaaacaagaaaatgaaCGCCTAGCTAATAAGCTTCTATCAGAAAAAAGAAATGCCGCTAAAGCAGGAGCCAAAAGGGATCTTGAAAACACCCATGATCCAGACATAAATGTATTTGGCTCTTCTCAAGGATATGGATCTTCGAATAGTTTTTCTGCTGGCAGGCAAAAAAGAGGATGCTCCTTGACAAGATCATTGATAACGGAGGCTGAAGGTGCGGATTGTGGACAAATCATGTTAGATCGAGCCATTGGTAAGAATTATGCTTCACAATCAAATACTACAAATGAAAAAGAGACTCTTGCACACGAGCTATCATCATCACATGCTGTGTCTGAGCATGCTTGTCCAGTGTCtaatgatgaagaagaaaatttgacATGTATTTCATCTCTCTCTCTTAAAG CTGCTACCGTTGCGTCTCAATGGTTGGATTTAATACATCAGGACATCAAAGGGCGTCTTTCAG CTCTGCGACGAAGTAAAAAGAGAGTTCGAGCAGTTATTTCAACAGAGTTGCCCTTTCTAATATCTAAAGAATTTCCATCTAATGAAGAGAATGATCCATACGTTGTGAAGATTTCTCAGGAAGAAACTTCAGTTGTTTCCTCTGCTGATCTCCATCAAGCAAGATGGACAAAACTGTTTGATCAGATGGATAAAGCTCTTGCTGAAGAAGAGAAACAATTA GAAAGTTGGTTGAACCAAGTAAAAGAAATGCAGATCCACTGTGATCAAGGGCTGACTCATGTTCAGTCAAATGCAGCTTTCGGCTCGCAGCAACCAGGAGAAAATGACTCGAG AACAAGGAAAATGAATAGCACAGAGAGAGCATTAGCTGTGGGGGCTGCTGCAGCTTCCATATATTCAACTTGCAACTTTCTCTTCTCAGAGAATGTATCCtgtttctga
- the LOC120082240 gene encoding uncharacterized protein LOC120082240 isoform X2, giving the protein MVEEERLRVIDVSKKSDVNASLAEKAEATNASLGVISTTLTPLDLNNEICVAKSSGSDNMDLVNISEKQHRLRNDNGTHVAARGIDLDLNVEDVSSSINLETAHPLKNYNELKSHNSSECASSTGPLGEKDPLSIWKEMKQNGFLSASHGGIPAPKQRGRRSKNDALKKKMEIAKREKKLELAKKEQIDRFTKIAAPSGLLTELNPGIINHVRNRKQVHSIIEAIVRSEKQENERLANKLLSEKRNAAKAGAKRDLENTHDPDINVFGSSQGYGSSNSFSAGRQKRGCSLTRSLITEAEGADCGQIMLDRAIGKNYASQSNTTNEKETLAHELSSSHAVSEHACPVSNDEEENLTCISSLSLKAATVASQWLDLIHQDIKGRLSALRRSKKRVRAVISTELPFLISKEFPSNEENDPYVVKISQEETSVVSSADLHQARWTKLFDQMDKALAEEEKQLESWLNQVKEMQIHCDQGLTHVQSNAAFGSQQPGENDSRTRKMNSTERALAVGAAAASIYSTCNFLFSENVSCF; this is encoded by the exons ATGGTTGAAGAAGAGAGGTTACGAGTGATTGATGTTTCTAAGAAATCGGATGTTAATGCCTCTCTCGCCGAGAAGGCGGAGGCGACTAACGCGTCATTGGGGGTGATCAGCACTACCCTTACGCCGCTGGAtcttaataatgaaatttgtGTTGCGAAAAGTTCAGGTTCTGATAACATGGATTTGGTTAATATTTCTGAAAAACAACACAGGCTCAGGAATGACAATGGCACTCATGTAGCTGCAAGAGGCATTGATTTAGACCTTAATGTAGAAGATGTTTCTAGCTCTATAAACCTGGAAACTGCTCACCCTCTCAAGAACTACAATGAGTTGAAGTCGCACAACTCCTCCGAATGTGCTAGCTCTACAGGTCCTTTGGGAGAGAAAGATCCACTAAGTATTTGGAAGGAGATGAAGCAAAATGGATTTCTCTCGGCTTCTCATGGAGGCATACCGGCTCCAAAGCAACGTGGGAGGAGAAGTAAAAACGATGCCCTTAAGAAAAAGATGGAGATTgcaaaaagagagaagaagttgGAGCTTGCAAAGAAAGAGCAGATTGATCGGTTCACAAAGATTGCTGCTCCAAGTGGTTTGCTTACTGAACTGAATCctgggatcataaaccatgtaAGAAATCGGAAACAGGTCCATTCGATTATTGAGGCAATTGTAAGGTctgaaaaacaagaaaatgaaCGCCTAGCTAATAAGCTTCTATCAGAAAAAAGAAATGCCGCTAAAGCAGGAGCCAAAAGGGATCTTGAAAACACCCATGATCCAGACATAAATGTATTTGGCTCTTCTCAAGGATATGGATCTTCGAATAGTTTTTCTGCTGGCAGGCAAAAAAGAGGATGCTCCTTGACAAGATCATTGATAACGGAGGCTGAAGGTGCGGATTGTGGACAAATCATGTTAGATCGAGCCATTGGTAAGAATTATGCTTCACAATCAAATACTACAAATGAAAAAGAGACTCTTGCACACGAGCTATCATCATCACATGCTGTGTCTGAGCATGCTTGTCCAGTGTCtaatgatgaagaagaaaatttgacATGTATTTCATCTCTCTCTCTTAAAG CTGCTACCGTTGCGTCTCAATGGTTGGATTTAATACATCAGGACATCAAAGGGCGTCTTTCAG CTCTGCGACGAAGTAAAAAGAGAGTTCGAGCAGTTATTTCAACAGAGTTGCCCTTTCTAATATCTAAAGAATTTCCATCTAATGAAGAGAATGATCCATACGTTGTGAAGATTTCTCAGGAAGAAACTTCAGTTGTTTCCTCTGCTGATCTCCATCAAGCAAGATGGACAAAACTGTTTGATCAGATGGATAAAGCTCTTGCTGAAGAAGAGAAACAATTA GAAAGTTGGTTGAACCAAGTAAAAGAAATGCAGATCCACTGTGATCAAGGGCTGACTCATGTTCAGTCAAATGCAGCTTTCGGCTCGCAGCAACCAGGAGAAAATGACTCGAG AACAAGGAAAATGAATAGCACAGAGAGAGCATTAGCTGTGGGGGCTGCTGCAGCTTCCATATATTCAACTTGCAACTTTCTCTTCTCAGAGAATGTATCCtgtttctga